The following proteins come from a genomic window of Corallococcus sp. NCRR:
- the infA gene encoding translation initiation factor IF-1, whose amino-acid sequence MEPLPNAMFRVVLDNGHKVLAHISGKMRMHFIRILPGDKVKVELSPYDLTRGRITYRAK is encoded by the coding sequence ATGGAACCCCTACCGAACGCGATGTTCCGCGTGGTGCTGGACAACGGCCACAAGGTGCTCGCGCACATCTCGGGTAAGATGCGGATGCACTTCATCCGTATTCTCCCGGGCGACAAGGTGAAGGTCGAGTTGTCGCCGTATGACCTGACCCGTGGACGGATCACGTACCGGGCCAAGTAA
- the rpmJ gene encoding 50S ribosomal protein L36: protein MKVRASVKKICDKCKVVRRKGIVRIICASNPRHKQRQG from the coding sequence ATGAAGGTTCGGGCGTCCGTCAAGAAGATCTGCGACAAGTGCAAGGTTGTTCGCCGCAAGGGCATCGTGCGCATCATTTGCGCCTCCAACCCCCGGCACAAGCAGCGCCAGGGCTAA
- the rpsM gene encoding 30S ribosomal protein S13, whose protein sequence is MARIAGIDLPPNKRAVISLQYIYGIGNKTAHDIIEAAGIDLTTRTKDLTEDQARKIREIIEANYKVEGDLRREVTMNIKRLMDLGCYRGLRHRKGLPVRGQRTHTNARTRKGPKRGIVRAKPAAPAR, encoded by the coding sequence ATGGCTCGTATCGCCGGCATCGATCTGCCGCCCAACAAGCGTGCGGTGATCTCGCTTCAGTACATCTACGGGATCGGTAACAAGACCGCGCACGACATCATCGAGGCGGCGGGCATCGATCTCACCACCCGGACCAAGGACCTCACCGAGGACCAGGCTCGAAAGATCCGCGAGATCATCGAGGCCAACTACAAGGTCGAGGGTGACCTCCGGCGCGAGGTGACCATGAACATCAAGCGGCTGATGGACCTGGGTTGCTACCGGGGTCTGCGTCACCGCAAGGGTCTTCCGGTCCGCGGCCAGCGCACCCACACCAACGCGCGCACCCGCAAGGGCCCCAAGCGCGGCATCGTTCGCGCGAAGCCGGCCGCTCCGGCCCGCTAA
- the rpsK gene encoding 30S ribosomal protein S11, which produces MADEINTAAAPAGAEGGETPAAKKSKRKGKKNILNGVVHIQSTFNNTIITITDVSGNVISWSSAGARGFKGSRKSTPFAAQVAAGDAAAKAMEHGLKTVTVFVKGPGAGRESALRALAAAGLKISLIRDVTPIPHNGCRQPKRRRV; this is translated from the coding sequence ATGGCTGACGAGATCAATACCGCCGCCGCGCCGGCCGGTGCCGAGGGTGGCGAGACCCCTGCGGCGAAGAAGAGCAAGCGCAAGGGCAAGAAGAACATCCTCAACGGCGTGGTCCACATCCAGTCCACGTTCAACAACACCATCATCACGATCACGGACGTGTCCGGGAACGTGATCTCCTGGTCGTCGGCCGGGGCGCGCGGCTTCAAGGGCAGCCGCAAGTCCACGCCGTTCGCGGCGCAGGTGGCCGCAGGCGACGCCGCGGCGAAGGCGATGGAGCACGGCCTGAAGACCGTGACGGTGTTCGTGAAGGGCCCGGGCGCGGGCCGTGAGTCGGCGCTGCGCGCGCTGGCCGCCGCCGGCCTGAAGATCAGCCTCATCCGCGACGTGACGCCCATCCCGCACAACGGCTGCCGTCAGCCCAAGCGCCGCCGCGTCTAA
- the rpsD gene encoding 30S ribosomal protein S4 has product MARYTASACRICRRENLKMYLKGDRCYTDKCAIERRPYPPGQHGQGRVKFSGYGVQLREKQKVKRMYGLLENQFRGYYHRASAAKGKTGENLLQQLELRLDNVVFRMGFADTRNEARQLVRHGHFQVNGRRVNIPSFAVKPGSAVEVAEKSRKVLRISEALETVDRRGVPQWIDLDKKAFKGTVKTVPNREDLTMPIQEQLIVELYSK; this is encoded by the coding sequence GTGGCTCGTTATACCGCGAGCGCCTGCCGTATCTGCCGGCGCGAGAACCTGAAGATGTACCTCAAGGGCGACCGTTGCTACACGGACAAGTGCGCCATCGAGCGCCGCCCCTATCCCCCCGGTCAGCACGGCCAGGGCCGCGTGAAGTTCTCCGGCTACGGCGTGCAGCTGCGCGAGAAGCAGAAGGTCAAGCGCATGTACGGCCTGCTCGAGAACCAGTTCCGCGGGTACTACCACCGCGCGTCCGCGGCCAAGGGCAAGACGGGTGAGAACCTGCTGCAGCAGCTGGAGCTCCGTCTGGACAACGTGGTGTTCCGCATGGGCTTCGCGGACACGCGCAACGAGGCGCGCCAGCTGGTGCGTCACGGTCACTTCCAGGTCAACGGCCGCCGGGTGAACATCCCGTCGTTCGCCGTGAAGCCGGGCAGCGCGGTGGAAGTGGCGGAGAAGAGCCGCAAGGTGCTCCGCATCTCCGAGGCGCTGGAGACGGTGGACCGCCGTGGCGTTCCGCAGTGGATCGACCTGGACAAGAAGGCGTTCAAGGGCACGGTCAAGACGGTCCCGAACCGCGAGGACCTGACGATGCCCATCCAGGAGCAGCTCATCGTCGAACTGTACTCGAAGTAA
- a CDS encoding DNA-directed RNA polymerase subunit alpha gives MADTFVAKNWRDLIKPRRMEVDQDSLSPTYGKFVAEPLERGFGTTLGNSLRRVLLSSLQGAAITSVKIEGVDHEFTTIPEVAEDVTDVVLNLKEVLLRMHTNETKTLRIEVEGPKEVKAGDLIADQDVEILNPGHHICTVSEGGKVRMELSCRRGRGYVPASTNKVAGAPIGTIPIDSLFSPIRKVNYQVTNARVGQVTDYDKLSLEVWTDGSVVPQDAVAYAAKIIKEQLTVFVNFDETEEPVVAEAPKEEAKLNENLFRSVDELELSVRSANCLQQANIKSIGDLVQRTEAEMLKTKNFGRKSLKEIKEILAEMGLSLGMKLENWPPKNAPAPAAPKA, from the coding sequence ATGGCCGACACGTTTGTTGCGAAGAACTGGCGCGACCTCATCAAGCCGCGCCGCATGGAAGTGGACCAGGACTCGCTGAGCCCCACGTACGGCAAGTTCGTGGCGGAGCCGCTGGAACGCGGCTTCGGGACGACGCTGGGCAACTCGCTGCGGCGGGTGCTGCTGTCGTCGCTGCAGGGCGCGGCCATCACCTCCGTGAAGATTGAGGGCGTGGACCACGAGTTCACGACCATCCCCGAGGTGGCCGAGGACGTCACGGACGTCGTGTTGAACCTGAAGGAGGTCCTCCTCCGGATGCACACGAACGAGACGAAGACGCTGCGCATCGAGGTGGAGGGCCCCAAGGAAGTGAAGGCGGGCGACCTCATCGCGGACCAGGACGTGGAGATCCTGAACCCGGGTCACCACATCTGCACCGTGTCCGAGGGTGGCAAGGTGCGCATGGAGCTGTCGTGCCGCCGGGGCCGGGGCTACGTGCCGGCGTCCACCAACAAGGTGGCGGGCGCGCCCATCGGGACCATCCCCATCGACTCGCTCTTCTCGCCCATCCGCAAGGTGAACTACCAGGTCACCAACGCGCGCGTCGGTCAGGTCACGGACTACGACAAGCTGTCGCTCGAGGTCTGGACGGACGGCTCCGTGGTGCCGCAGGACGCGGTGGCGTACGCGGCGAAGATCATCAAGGAGCAGCTCACGGTGTTCGTGAACTTCGACGAGACCGAGGAGCCGGTCGTCGCCGAGGCGCCGAAGGAAGAGGCCAAGCTCAACGAGAACCTGTTCCGCTCGGTGGACGAGCTGGAGCTGTCGGTGCGCTCCGCCAACTGCCTGCAGCAGGCGAATATCAAGTCCATCGGTGACCTGGTCCAGCGCACCGAGGCGGAGATGCTCAAGACGAAGAACTTCGGCCGCAAGTCCCTGAAGGAGATCAAGGAGATCCTCGCGGAGATGGGCCTGTCGCTGGGCATGAAGCTGGAGAACTGGCCGCCGAAGAACGCGCCGGCTCCCGCGGCCCCCAAGGCCTGA
- the rplQ gene encoding 50S ribosomal protein L17 → MRHKVGQRKLHRTTSHRLAMLNNMVTSLLEHGAIRTTVPKAKEVRPLAERIITLAKRGGLSNVRLAARTVKDRTVLQKVFSEYKERYASRPGGYTRIVRLGFRRGDAAEMALIELVDRPAKAPAAAETTEAPAEAKTEG, encoded by the coding sequence ATGCGTCATAAGGTCGGACAGAGGAAGCTGCACCGCACCACGAGCCACCGTCTCGCGATGCTGAACAACATGGTCACGTCCCTGCTGGAGCACGGGGCCATCCGCACCACCGTTCCCAAGGCGAAGGAAGTCCGTCCGCTGGCCGAGCGCATCATCACGCTCGCCAAGCGCGGTGGCCTGTCCAACGTGCGCCTTGCTGCCCGCACCGTGAAGGACCGCACGGTCCTCCAGAAGGTGTTCAGCGAGTACAAGGAGCGTTACGCCTCCCGTCCGGGTGGCTACACCCGCATCGTGCGCCTGGGCTTCCGCCGGGGCGACGCCGCGGAGATGGCCCTCATCGAGCTGGTGGACCGTCCCGCGAAGGCTCCGGCCGCCGCCGAGACGACCGAGGCTCCCGCCGAGGCGAAGACCGAGGGTTGA
- a CDS encoding tetratricopeptide repeat protein: MPLTPPSNRLCTLRWPAALLGLGLLATGCGHGQAQAPALSPQAQARAYLDGNQPDEAVKLLRELHARTPDDVDVARALTEAQVKAGRADAWTEELRQAIAKNERAVDQYMLGLTLFSRARDAGAPTVAAFERAIALSPTTAEFHYRLGVARLESEQYAAALGPLRKAVELAPERAGWKLPLAKALARTGDTAGAVEALGTVVRGNPTPAEVATARALMNPLADPFQNFPKAAEAKLEEGMRYLHELDAPQHAVIAFEEILHDYPDLAVVHALLGLAYQRLDDAGRAVDEFKQAIERAPQDGKNQLYLGELYLTRQRTDAARTAFEKAVTLNPLLDLAWFRLGDLRLEARDLDTAKEAFLVAVTLTPDSVAARGKLSLVYQLQGDYAAAQRELKAVADKDPENTEFALRLGLLYTEEAQKARRPEDRQKAASEAERWLGKVLETQPDNAVASKALQVLKGQ, encoded by the coding sequence GTGCCCCTGACGCCGCCCTCGAACCGCCTCTGCACGCTCCGCTGGCCCGCCGCCCTCCTGGGCCTGGGGCTGCTCGCCACCGGCTGCGGCCATGGCCAGGCCCAGGCCCCCGCGCTGTCGCCCCAGGCCCAGGCGCGCGCGTACCTGGACGGCAACCAGCCGGATGAGGCGGTGAAGCTCCTGAGGGAGCTGCACGCGCGCACGCCGGACGACGTGGACGTGGCCCGCGCTCTCACCGAGGCCCAGGTGAAGGCCGGCCGCGCGGACGCCTGGACGGAGGAGCTGCGCCAGGCCATCGCGAAGAACGAGCGCGCGGTGGACCAGTACATGCTGGGCCTGACGCTCTTCTCGAGGGCCCGCGACGCCGGCGCCCCCACCGTGGCCGCCTTCGAGCGCGCCATCGCGCTGTCCCCCACCACCGCGGAGTTCCACTACCGCCTGGGCGTGGCGCGCCTGGAGTCCGAGCAGTACGCCGCCGCCCTGGGCCCGCTGCGCAAGGCCGTGGAGCTGGCCCCGGAGCGCGCGGGCTGGAAGCTGCCCCTGGCCAAGGCCCTGGCCCGCACGGGCGACACCGCGGGCGCCGTGGAGGCCCTGGGCACCGTCGTGCGCGGCAACCCCACCCCCGCGGAGGTCGCCACCGCGCGGGCGCTGATGAACCCGCTGGCGGACCCGTTCCAGAACTTCCCCAAGGCGGCGGAGGCGAAGCTCGAGGAGGGCATGCGCTACCTGCACGAGCTGGACGCGCCCCAGCACGCCGTCATCGCCTTCGAGGAGATCCTCCACGACTACCCGGACCTGGCCGTGGTGCACGCCCTGCTGGGGCTGGCCTACCAGCGCCTGGATGACGCCGGCCGCGCCGTGGACGAGTTCAAACAGGCCATCGAGCGCGCGCCCCAGGACGGCAAGAACCAGCTCTACCTGGGGGAGCTGTACCTGACGCGTCAGCGCACGGACGCGGCACGCACCGCCTTCGAGAAGGCCGTGACGCTCAACCCGCTGCTGGACCTGGCCTGGTTCCGCCTGGGTGACCTGCGCCTGGAGGCCCGGGACCTGGACACCGCGAAGGAGGCCTTCCTGGTGGCGGTGACGCTGACGCCGGACTCGGTGGCCGCGCGCGGCAAGCTGTCGCTCGTGTACCAGTTGCAGGGGGACTACGCGGCCGCGCAGCGCGAGCTGAAGGCCGTGGCGGACAAGGACCCGGAGAACACCGAATTCGCCCTGCGCCTGGGCCTGCTCTACACCGAGGAGGCCCAGAAGGCCCGCCGTCCCGAGGACCGCCAGAAGGCCGCGAGCGAAGCGGAGCGCTGGCTGGGGAAGGTGCTGGAGACCCAGCCCGACAACGCGGTGGCCAGCAAGGCCCTGCAGGTGCTCAAGGGCCAGTAG
- a CDS encoding lysophospholipid acyltransferase family protein, with translation MLRKLWCIFVVTVWSMVCFPLACLAMLVTLNPSRSVAVARRLWSPVLLWAGGAKLEVIGGENVDPKRPTIYVGNHLSTLDIPAHFLAVPVDFRFVAKSQLRFVPFIGWYLWLAGHIFINRGDRASAIASLEKAARKIRAGTSIFLYPEGTRSPDGRVLPFKKGPFALALKARVPICPVTIEGTDNVMPKNSWNITPGPVRVKIGRPIDTTGFADNDREGLARAVRAQVIADSLSLGGKGGDPDTAVAAPNREGVAQLASSVTSKAS, from the coding sequence ATGCTGCGCAAGCTGTGGTGCATCTTCGTGGTCACGGTCTGGTCCATGGTCTGCTTCCCGCTGGCCTGCCTCGCCATGCTGGTGACGCTCAACCCGTCGCGTTCGGTCGCCGTCGCCCGCAGGCTCTGGTCGCCCGTGCTCCTCTGGGCCGGGGGCGCGAAGCTGGAGGTCATTGGCGGGGAGAACGTGGACCCGAAGCGGCCCACCATCTACGTGGGCAACCACCTGTCCACGCTCGACATCCCGGCCCATTTCCTCGCCGTGCCGGTGGACTTCCGCTTCGTCGCCAAGTCGCAGCTGCGCTTCGTCCCGTTCATCGGCTGGTACCTCTGGCTCGCGGGCCACATCTTCATCAACCGTGGGGACCGCGCGTCGGCCATCGCGTCATTGGAGAAGGCCGCCCGGAAGATCCGCGCGGGCACCAGCATCTTCCTGTACCCGGAGGGCACCCGCTCCCCGGACGGCCGCGTGCTGCCCTTCAAGAAGGGCCCCTTCGCGCTCGCGCTCAAGGCCCGGGTGCCCATCTGCCCCGTCACCATCGAAGGCACCGACAACGTGATGCCCAAGAACTCGTGGAACATCACCCCGGGCCCGGTGCGCGTGAAGATTGGCCGCCCCATCGACACCACCGGCTTCGCGGACAACGACCGCGAGGGCCTGGCCCGCGCCGTGCGCGCGCAGGTCATCGCCGACAGCCTCTCCCTGGGCGGCAAGGGCGGGGATCCGGACACCGCCGTCGCCGCGCCGAACCGCGAGGGCGTCGCGCAGCTTGCCTCCTCCGTCACCTCCAAGGCCTCCTGA
- a CDS encoding deoxynucleoside kinase, which produces MARKKFIAIAGNIGAGKTELTSFLCRKYGLTPSFEPNDQNPYLADFYKDMKTWAFRSQLFFLTHKFRLHRELERTPGTVLQDRTLYEDAEIFAKNLHRQRLIDKRDWSTYWELYQTISQALRPPDLMIYLRCPVITLKERIRLRGRSMEKDIPTAYLKRLNALYEEWFEGYSLSPVLVLGTDKLDYLTDLVDRVDLFRQIEKHL; this is translated from the coding sequence GTGGCCAGGAAAAAGTTCATCGCCATCGCGGGCAACATCGGGGCCGGAAAGACGGAGCTCACGTCCTTCCTGTGCCGGAAGTACGGCCTCACGCCGTCCTTCGAGCCCAATGACCAGAACCCCTACCTCGCGGACTTCTACAAGGACATGAAGACGTGGGCGTTCCGCTCGCAGCTCTTCTTCCTGACGCACAAGTTCCGCCTGCACCGGGAACTGGAGCGCACGCCGGGCACCGTGCTCCAGGACCGGACCCTCTACGAAGACGCGGAAATCTTCGCCAAGAACCTCCACCGGCAGCGGCTCATCGACAAGCGCGACTGGTCCACCTACTGGGAGCTGTACCAGACCATCTCCCAGGCGCTCCGGCCGCCCGACCTGATGATCTACCTGCGCTGCCCGGTCATCACCCTGAAGGAGCGCATCCGGCTGCGCGGCCGGTCCATGGAGAAGGACATCCCGACCGCCTACCTGAAGCGCCTCAATGCCCTCTACGAAGAGTGGTTCGAGGGCTACTCGCTGTCACCGGTGCTGGTGCTGGGGACGGACAAGCTGGACTACCTCACCGACCTGGTGGACCGCGTGGACCTCTTCCGACAGATTGAGAAGCACCTGTGA
- a CDS encoding DUF2314 domain-containing protein — protein MKEVYVLATEQSVPPSLDALRAVFATDEVEFVPHEGDWGFTVRADGSEVKVVLKPLSDGRPRVPQELFSGSPEAFARVEKSQACYAFLLEPGGAQPTLPVFEALWTVRTLMEQAPGVLVDLTAFKLHEPEDVVEITELDFDIRDHVHLHAIELAEGDTPLWVHSHGMEKFGARDVEIFHLGEGDLLAAESFLHELCTDLAFAQGPALRSEVATSEGQSFTLVPSEEARANLLGVPLDAFEGHEGLFLTVVSPLGRHNTAELLATYRERFAKEPAEQTQAMHEEAQALLPAFLARFQRKGLMEPLTFLVRAPFETHPEGEVVVENLWLEAVTRDEGSVVGRLVDGAVHTTEWRKGAHVEVEEKQINALAIAREGRALNESELRALLNAERPM, from the coding sequence GTGAAGGAGGTCTATGTCCTGGCCACCGAGCAGTCCGTGCCGCCCTCTCTTGACGCGCTGCGCGCGGTGTTCGCCACGGACGAGGTGGAGTTCGTTCCGCACGAGGGCGACTGGGGCTTCACCGTGCGGGCGGACGGCTCGGAGGTGAAGGTGGTGCTCAAGCCCCTGAGCGACGGCCGTCCTCGCGTTCCCCAGGAGCTGTTCAGCGGCAGCCCGGAGGCCTTCGCTCGCGTGGAGAAGTCTCAGGCCTGCTATGCGTTCCTCCTGGAGCCGGGCGGCGCGCAGCCCACGCTGCCCGTCTTCGAGGCGCTGTGGACCGTGCGCACGCTGATGGAGCAGGCGCCGGGCGTGCTCGTGGACCTGACGGCGTTCAAGCTTCACGAGCCCGAGGACGTGGTCGAGATCACCGAGCTGGACTTCGACATCCGCGACCACGTGCACCTGCACGCCATCGAGCTGGCGGAAGGGGACACGCCGCTGTGGGTGCACTCGCACGGGATGGAGAAGTTCGGCGCGCGCGACGTCGAAATCTTCCACCTGGGCGAGGGCGACCTGCTGGCCGCGGAGAGCTTCCTCCACGAGCTGTGCACGGACCTGGCGTTCGCGCAGGGGCCGGCGCTGCGCTCGGAGGTGGCCACCAGCGAGGGGCAGAGCTTCACCCTGGTGCCATCGGAAGAAGCCCGCGCGAACCTGCTGGGCGTGCCGCTGGATGCCTTCGAGGGCCACGAGGGGCTGTTCCTCACGGTGGTGTCGCCCCTGGGCCGGCACAACACGGCGGAGCTCCTGGCGACGTACCGGGAGCGCTTCGCCAAGGAGCCGGCCGAGCAGACCCAGGCCATGCACGAGGAGGCGCAGGCGCTGCTGCCCGCGTTCCTGGCGCGCTTCCAGCGCAAGGGGTTGATGGAGCCCCTCACGTTCCTGGTGCGGGCCCCCTTCGAGACGCACCCGGAGGGCGAGGTGGTGGTGGAGAACCTGTGGCTGGAGGCGGTGACCCGGGACGAGGGCTCCGTCGTGGGCCGGCTGGTGGATGGCGCGGTGCACACCACGGAGTGGCGCAAGGGGGCCCACGTGGAGGTGGAGGAGAAGCAGATCAACGCCCTGGCCATCGCCCGGGAGGGCCGCGCGCTCAACGAGTCCGAGCTGCGCGCTCTTTTGAACGCCGAACGCCCCATGTAG
- a CDS encoding FHA domain-containing protein — MPALLLLTGPSAGRRYEVVSQLTLGRSPSCDIPLEDDQVSRRHAQLFLDTVAGQVRLRDLGSTNGTLLNGQRLALQEEAVLRPGDRMRVGATIAVYEPPPVSIVDEPSGVVAPEPEHVPIEEVLPHVGAAAAMYSAGTALLGATSEAMVLRRLSEETVHALNADRAAALLSGPEGLRTAAVSGAASVEVPRSLVQAALERKELGRTDTALCSPLVASGGMPFGVLYVEREESPFTEGEGQLLASLGRLGGEAYTAVRSRGEAEAAETPWVTPLGTSRAFRGVVEEARRAAGSAAPVVLYGEPGTGKALLAHFIHGKSPRALGPWVTVECRQSLEAVEVALFGRAGAPGQPPVTSAVLRADAGTLLLRHVEALPRPAAERLARMLARRAAPARQGGEEPVDVRIVATSASPVSRLASRGEFDAALARGLTGFELEVPPLRERRGDVPVLLEHFALRGARQGGREAPVLGPEARRLLAEYPWPQNVRELELVAERLGRVYAAGHVGIPQLPPEVREGAVGQAPRTLQEQVARLERDAIAEALRESGWKKVRAAELLGISRPTLDRKMEEYGLTLERGTRG, encoded by the coding sequence ATGCCGGCATTGCTGCTGCTCACGGGCCCCTCGGCGGGGCGCCGGTACGAGGTCGTCTCCCAGCTGACCCTCGGCCGCAGCCCCTCCTGCGACATCCCGCTGGAAGACGACCAGGTGTCGCGCCGCCACGCGCAGCTGTTCCTGGACACCGTCGCGGGACAGGTGCGGCTGCGCGACCTGGGCTCCACCAACGGCACGCTGCTCAACGGGCAGCGGCTGGCGCTCCAGGAAGAGGCGGTGCTGCGGCCGGGTGACCGGATGCGCGTGGGCGCCACCATCGCGGTCTATGAGCCGCCGCCGGTGTCCATCGTCGACGAGCCCTCTGGCGTGGTCGCTCCGGAGCCGGAGCACGTGCCCATCGAGGAGGTGCTGCCGCACGTGGGCGCGGCCGCGGCGATGTACTCGGCGGGGACGGCGCTGCTGGGGGCCACCAGCGAGGCCATGGTGCTGCGGCGGCTGTCGGAGGAGACGGTGCACGCGCTCAACGCGGACCGCGCCGCGGCGCTCCTGAGCGGGCCGGAGGGGCTTCGCACGGCGGCGGTGTCCGGCGCTGCTTCCGTGGAGGTGCCTCGCTCGCTGGTGCAGGCGGCGCTGGAGCGCAAGGAATTGGGGCGGACGGACACGGCGCTGTGCTCGCCGCTGGTGGCTTCGGGTGGGATGCCGTTCGGCGTGCTGTACGTGGAGCGCGAGGAGTCGCCGTTCACCGAGGGTGAGGGGCAACTGCTCGCATCGCTGGGGCGCCTGGGCGGCGAGGCCTATACGGCGGTGCGCTCGCGCGGTGAAGCGGAGGCCGCGGAGACGCCGTGGGTGACGCCGCTGGGAACATCGCGGGCGTTCCGGGGCGTGGTGGAGGAGGCGCGGCGTGCGGCGGGCAGCGCCGCCCCGGTGGTGCTGTACGGCGAGCCGGGCACGGGCAAGGCGCTGCTCGCGCACTTCATCCACGGGAAGTCTCCGCGCGCGCTGGGGCCCTGGGTGACGGTGGAGTGCCGCCAGTCCCTGGAAGCCGTGGAGGTGGCGCTCTTCGGCCGTGCGGGCGCGCCCGGCCAGCCCCCGGTGACGTCCGCGGTGCTGCGCGCGGACGCGGGCACGCTGCTGCTTCGCCACGTGGAAGCGCTGCCCCGTCCGGCGGCGGAGCGGCTGGCGCGGATGCTGGCCCGTCGCGCGGCTCCGGCACGGCAGGGCGGAGAAGAGCCGGTGGACGTGCGCATCGTCGCCACCAGTGCTTCACCGGTGTCGCGGCTCGCGTCCCGGGGAGAGTTCGACGCGGCGCTGGCCCGGGGGCTCACGGGCTTCGAGCTGGAGGTCCCACCCCTGCGGGAGCGGCGAGGGGACGTGCCGGTACTGCTGGAGCACTTCGCGCTGCGCGGAGCCCGGCAGGGCGGGCGGGAGGCGCCAGTGCTGGGACCGGAGGCCCGGCGCCTCCTGGCCGAGTATCCGTGGCCGCAGAACGTGCGCGAGCTGGAGTTGGTCGCGGAGCGGCTGGGGCGCGTGTACGCGGCGGGTCACGTGGGCATCCCGCAGCTGCCTCCGGAGGTGCGCGAGGGCGCGGTGGGGCAGGCGCCCCGCACGTTGCAGGAGCAGGTGGCCCGGCTGGAGCGTGACGCCATCGCGGAGGCGCTTCGCGAGTCCGGCTGGAAGAAGGTCCGCGCGGCGGAGCTCCTGGGCATCAGCCGGCCCACGCTCGACCGGAAGATGGAGGAGTACGGGCTGACGCTGGAGCGGGGGACTCGCGGCTGA
- a CDS encoding DMT family transporter, giving the protein MSTSSPAVAAPARLLSASDLAMIAVVVVWGTNYTLVKDALEGMPARAFMSLRFGLAALAMGLVLLAVEGHKPMPWKAFLRLTALGFVGNTLYQLCFIEGLARTTAANSGMLTAVSPVVTAALGAALGIERLRRPVVAGLSLAVVGTLLVVGARGPNLGAATWTGDALIVGSSLCWAIYTVGTRAVGEGISALRVTAITMLTGAPGVVLAGASQVVGMDASRVSAAGWVALVYSALVPLVLAYFVWFRSVQQVGTNRTTLYGTGIPVVAALTAWAVRGERPTLLQVLGAALILTGVLISRRKDSAITKA; this is encoded by the coding sequence GTGAGCACCTCGTCGCCCGCGGTCGCAGCGCCTGCCCGTCTCCTCTCCGCCTCCGACCTGGCGATGATCGCCGTCGTGGTCGTCTGGGGGACGAACTACACCCTGGTGAAGGACGCCCTGGAGGGCATGCCGGCGCGGGCCTTCATGTCGCTGCGCTTCGGGCTCGCCGCGCTCGCGATGGGGCTCGTGTTGCTCGCGGTGGAGGGCCACAAGCCGATGCCGTGGAAGGCGTTCCTGCGGCTCACCGCGCTGGGGTTCGTGGGCAACACGCTGTACCAGCTGTGCTTCATCGAAGGGCTCGCCCGGACCACGGCGGCCAACAGCGGCATGCTCACGGCGGTGAGCCCGGTGGTGACGGCGGCGCTTGGAGCCGCGCTGGGCATCGAACGGCTGCGGCGCCCGGTCGTCGCGGGGCTCTCGCTGGCGGTGGTGGGCACGCTGCTGGTCGTCGGTGCACGAGGCCCGAACCTGGGCGCGGCGACGTGGACGGGCGATGCGCTGATCGTCGGCAGCTCGCTGTGCTGGGCCATCTACACGGTGGGCACGCGGGCCGTGGGAGAGGGCATCTCCGCGCTGCGCGTCACCGCCATCACCATGCTCACGGGAGCCCCGGGGGTCGTGCTGGCCGGCGCGTCCCAGGTCGTCGGGATGGACGCGTCGCGCGTGAGCGCCGCGGGCTGGGTCGCGCTCGTGTATTCGGCGCTGGTGCCGCTGGTGCTCGCGTACTTCGTATGGTTCCGCAGCGTGCAGCAGGTGGGCACCAACCGCACGACGCTCTATGGCACCGGCATCCCCGTGGTGGCCGCCCTCACCGCCTGGGCCGTCCGCGGTGAGCGCCCCACCCTGCTCCAGGTGCTCGGCGCGGCGCTCATCCTCACGGGCGTGTTGATCAGCCGCCGCAAGGACAGCGCCATCACGAAGGCCTGA